A single window of Lutzomyia longipalpis isolate SR_M1_2022 chromosome 1, ASM2433408v1 DNA harbors:
- the LOC129796772 gene encoding MOB kinase activator-like 1 yields MSFLFGSRSSKTFKPKKNIPEGTHQYDLMKHAAATLGSGNLRNAVALPDGEDLNEWVAVNTVDFFNQINMLYGTVTEFCTEENCGVMSAGPKYEYHWADGQTVKKPIKCSAPKYIDYLMTWVQDQLDDETLFPSKIGVPFPKNFLTIAKTILKRLFRVYAHIYHQHFSEVVRLGEEAHLNTSFKHFIFFVQEFNLIDRRELAPLQELIDKLTAKDGTGRQM; encoded by the exons ATGAGTTTCTTGTT CGGAAGCAGATCCAGTAAGACTTTTAAGCCGAAAAAGAACATTCCCGAGGGGACACATCAGTATGACTTGATGAAGCATGCTGCAGCAACTCTGGGATCTGGCAATCTCCGTAATGCTGTAGCACTTCCAGATGGCGAGGATCTCAATGAATGGGTGGCTGTTAACA CTGTGGATTTCTTCAATCAAATCAACATGCTTTACGGGACTGTGACGGAATTTTGTACGGAAGAGAATTGTGGGGTGATGTCGGCGGGTCCCAAATACGAATACCACTGGGCAGATGGGCAGACGGTGAAGAAGCCAATAAAGTGCAGTGCCCCCAAATATATAGACTACCTGATGACGTGGGTGCAGGATCAGCTGGACGACGAGACGCTCTTCCCATCGAAAATTGGAGTTCCCTtcccaaagaattttctgaccATCGCCAAGACGATACTTAAGCGACTATTCCGCGTGTATGCCCACATCTACCATCAGCATTTCTCGGAAGTGGTACGACTGGGCGAGGAGGCACACCTCAATACATCCTTCAAGCACTTTATCTTCTTCGTGCAGGAGTTCAATCTAATCGACCGGCGCGAACTTGCACCCCTGCAGGagttaattgataaattaacaGCAAAAGATGGTACTGGGAGGCAAATGTAG
- the LOC129785822 gene encoding 1-acyl-sn-glycerol-3-phosphate acyltransferase alpha: protein MTSYFQLIILALLLLLPILYESSARFRYYTKFTVYCVGITVNAAILWPVFMCRPWNVRNLKIGGLFCRPISKIIGIKWTLRGEEYISQDKPFVIVANHQSSLDVLGMLDIWDVMDKCTVVAKKELFYVWPFGLSSWLGGLIFIDRKSSDKSRTILNSVGDYLKRERVKLWIFPEGTRRNTNDIHAFKKGAFHIAISEQIPIMPVIFSSYTPFIDSKKKIFDNGEVIITTLPPISTAGMTTKDIDALMEKTKGLMKDVYVETTAEISAKFMKSKISGIEKKVEKAIN, encoded by the exons ATGACGTCGtactttcaattaattatcctGGCACTGCTGCTCCTGCTGCCGATCCTGTACGAGAGTAGTGCTCGATTTCGCTACTACACAAAATTCACGGTTTACTGCGTCGGGATCACAGTCAATGCAGCAATCCTCTGGCCAGTCTTCATGTGCAGACCGTGGAATGTGCGGAATTTAAA GATTGGTGGTCTATTTTGCCGTCCCATATCGAAGATAATTGGAATCAAATGGACCCTGCGGGGAGAAGAGTACATAAGTCAGGATAAACCTTTTGTGATTGTGGCAAATCATCAGTCATCCTTGGACGTTCTCGGGATGCTGGACATTTGGGATGTCATGGATAAGTGCACAGTTGTGGCCAAGAAGGAGCTCTTCTACGTGTGGCCCTTTGGTCTATCTTCATGGCTAGgtggtttaatttttatcgatCGCAAGAGTAGCGATAAATCGCGCACAATTCTCAATAGCGTGGGTGACTACCTCAAACGTGAACGTGTTAAATTGTGGATCTTCCCTGAGGGTACAAGACGGAATACAAATGATATTCATGCATTCAAAAAGGGGGCCTTTCACATTGCAATCTCTGAGCAAATCCCCATAATGCCGGTGATCTTTAGCTCCTACACACCATTCATTGATAgcaagaaaaagatctttgaCAATGGGGAAGTTATTATAACAACACTACCTCCAATCTCTACGGCGGGCATGACAACGAAGGACATTGATGCCCTCATGGAGAAAACAAAGGGGCTCATGAAGGATGTCTACGTTGAGACAACAGCGGAGATTAGtgcaaaattcatgaaatcCAAGATCTCGGGGATTGAGAAGAAAGTTGAAAAGGCAATCAATTGA
- the LOC129788198 gene encoding NADH dehydrogenase [ubiquinone] 1 beta subcomplex subunit 8, mitochondrial — protein MALFRGAKLVCNLARAHPASLIVPVRNHWNKDFKPGKYPTTEEERLAAAKKYNLHPDDYQPYPDDGEGYGDYPKLPDVPVEMKDPHYPYDFPELKRNFNEPVHIDYTLWSEDRFGYSEKPRFTLKYQLFVFTGIMASCFAVYYLLEDYKGFLPVVPKQYPGEGKVHYTFESK, from the exons atggctCTTTTTCGTGGTGCAAAATTAGTTTGCAATTTAGCCCGGGCTCATCCGGCAAGTCTCATTGTTCCTGTGCGAAATC ATTGGAACAAGGACTTCAAGCCAGGAAAGTATCCCACCACCGAGGAAGAGCGTCTTGCTGCTGCCAAGAAGTACAACTTGCACCCGGACGATTATCAGCCATACCCGGATGATGGAGAGGGCTACGGTGACTACCCGAAGCTTCCGGATGTGCCAGTGGAGATGAAGGATCCTCACTATCCGTATGACTTTCCTGAGCTCAAGAGGAATTTCAATGAGCCT GTGCACATTGACTACACACTGTGGAGTGAGGATCGATTTGGGTACTCTGAAAAGCCACGTTTCACCCTTAAATACCAACTTTTCGTCTTTACCGGCATCATGGCGAGCTGCTTTGCCGTCTACTACCTCCTGGAGGACTACAAGGGCTTCCTGCCGGTAGTCCCGAAGCAATATCCAGGTGAAGGAAAAGTCCACTACACATTTGAGTCGAAATAG
- the LOC129788196 gene encoding uncharacterized protein LOC129788196 → MRMMRIFSEKMKVISCLVLVAILSIKCKISVASPQYSNEHILENAPHHEDYNDPALRASYDRSFEPIIISNERLSDAQHQAWRQVVTTQNPEEEYLTTTPVDVEEFRKRRRRPGRRRKKRPNSNFLYTTTTEIPDVRQYQRRPTSETFSDSDDNYGATGHDVMGSAPPEFDSIRDKSYRKPYSVAKKEEQGSNDGVADLKHILKQAGESLSLSEILQQKNLSLSDFLNRKPTALAILAQPTQPVQQFPRRLPHVDTKNRRIAPSPAAQSPAPSSADNATDTSMETMITGDDDEKANKRFPMYMLEMPKIHDGGYNLTRDTTKSQQIPTISTAPEGFKHNRLPTREERIKPIKEVVSGIRPDFANTNIRSHNAKFPTKTTLPPPELPSSSTTSRPSQRWKPPPYDGKVISKFNERRTSTSQPEIYAEEASTENHPEIHSTPTTTTTTTASNYITPGRKQIAMRDYRNRMNLRPKLRIAIKTTPKTTTEETIIEAVKEEPEEEPQTTEMAREFVTASPTEAEISGKLLVVNHTEPETFNIIEESDQLERLEKADKEEETKEESRLKELPDEIIQSNTARSDSIFEADIIERVIQNTQRALVGSGQTRDLMKMDVTESNPSLFADISSESTVDEKTELMELLGDRRSGARLAKILAQRNMTINELIDHRERGSSQVHLAEIFHNRTLARNLHHPRLRPEKLEIVTTFENFPHFSFANLRSVKPDDIKTDSQGSSYFASIINVKPTDDTKTPKANPRASGYPTNFNPYDTSTPEKESAAPSSRVSPANANYADDGDIIEKEIARINNQLDLEIEQQHAVNRKNIVNAYLTSGVRSAIVASSCIVAGSVMIFIIIFATCRWRQRRNRKLNYSDSFSGTRGRLPILKRQTSRRASNPPEYLHTEPRLSKLNTMDSMSGDVHDYLYDAMRKGYP, encoded by the exons ATGAGGATGATGagaattttcagtgaaaagATGAAAGTGATTTCCTGCCTAGTGTTAGTAGCAATTTTATCCATTAAGTGCAAAATATCAGTGGCATCCCCTCAATATTCAAATGAGCACATTTTGGAGAATGCACCACATCACGAGGATTACAACGATCCAGCACTTCGTGCATCCTATGACCGGAGTTTTGAGCCAATTATCATCTCAAATGAGAGGCTCTCTGATGCTCAACATCAA GCATGGCGTCAGGTGGTCACAACACAAAATCCGGAAGAGGAGTACCTCACAACGACACCTGTAGATGTAGAGGAGTTCCGGAAAAGACGAAGACGACCCGGACggaggagaaaaaagagaCCAAATAGTAATTTCCTGTACACAACAACCACAGAAATTCCAGATGTGCGGCAATACCAACGCCGTCCCACGTCTGAGACCTTCAGTGATTCCGATGATAATTACGGTGCTACGGGGCACGATGTGATGGGGAGTGCACCCCCAGAATTTGATAGTATTCGCGATAAATCGTACAGAAAGCCATATTCAGTAGCAAAGAAAGAGGAACAGGGTAGCAACGATGGTGTGGCGGATTTGAAGCACATCTTGAAGCAAGCTGGAGAAAGTTTGAGCCTGAGTGAAATTCTGCAGCAGAAAAATCTATCTCTGTCTGATTTCCTAAACAGGAAACCAACAGCATTAGCAATTCTTGCTCAACCAACACAACCAGTCCAGCAATTTCCACGGCGGCTTCCTCACGTCGACACGAAGAATCGACGCATTGCCCCATCACCCGCAGCACAATCACCCGCCCCATCATCTGCCGACAATGCAACAGACACCTCAATGGAAACCATGATCACgggtgatgatgatgagaagGCAAACAAGAGATTTCCAATGTATATGCTAGAAATGCCCAAGATTCACGATGGTGGGTACAATTTGACGCGGGATACTACGAAATCGCAACAGATACCAACAATTTCGACAGCTCCTGAAGGATTCAAGCATAACCGCCTGCCAACGCGTGAGGAAAGAATTAAACCCATCAAAGAAGTTGTTTCTGGCATTCGACCCGATTTCGCCAATACCAACATCAGATCGCACAATGCTAAATTCCCCACGAAAACAACGCTGCCTCCTCCTGAGCTTCCAAGTTCCAGCACAACGTCGAGACCTTCCCAGAG ATGGAAGCCACCGCCGTATGATGGGAAAGTAAtctcaaaattcaatgaaCGCCGCACATCAACTTCTCAACCGGAAATTTATGCTGAAGAAGCTTCGACGGAGAATCACCCAGAAATTCATTCAACAcccacaacaacaacaacaacaacagccAGCAATTACATCACACCCGGGAGGAAACAAATTGCAATGCGCGACTACCGGAATCGAATGAATTTGAGACCAAAATTGAGGATTGCCATAAAGACCACCCCCAAGACAACCACTGAGGAGACAATAATTGAGGCAGTGAAGGAAGAACCGGAGGAAGAGCCGCAAACAACGGAGATGGCCAGAGAATTTGTCACTGCTTCACCAACTGAAGCGGAAATTAGTGGAAAATTGCTCGTGGTGAATCATACGGAACCTGAGACATTCAATATAATTGAGGAGAGTGATCAGCTGGAGAGGCTGGAGAAGGCAGACAAGGAGGAAGAGACAAAAGAGGAGTCAAGACTCAAGGAACTCCCCGATGAGATTATCCAGTCCAACACAGCACGATCTGATAGTATTTTTGAGGCAGATATCATTGAGAGGGTGATCCAGAACACTCAGAGAGCCCTCGTGGGATCCGGGCAGACGCgggatttaatgaaaatggaCGTGACTGAGAGTAATCCATCACTGTTTGCCGACATCTCATCCGAAAGTACTGTGGATGAGAAAACAGAATTGATGGAGTTACTCGGTGATCGCAGAAGTGGTGCACGTCTCGCCAAGATCCTTGCACAGCGCAATATGACAATAAATGAATTGATAGATCACAGAGAGAGGGGCTCGAGTCAAGTTCACCTCGCTGAGATCTTCCACAATCGCACCCTGGCACGCAATTTGCATCATCCACGCCTTCGTCCGGAAAAATTGGAGATCGTTACGACCTTTGAGAACTTTCCCCACTTCAGTTTTGCCAATCTACGAAGTGTTAAACCAGATGATATTAAAACAGACTCCCAGGGTTCCAGCTATTTTGCCTCCATCATCAATGTGAAGCCCACTGATGATACAAAAACACCCAAAGCTAATCCCCGGGCGAGTGGCTACCCGACAAACTTTAATCCCTACGACACCTCCACGCCTGAGAAGGAATCCGCCGCCCCATCTTCTCGCGTTTCTCCAGCAAATGCAAATTACGCCGATGATGGGGATAtaattgaaaaggaaattgcGAGGATAAATAATCAGCTGGATTTGGAGATTGAGCAACAACATGCGGTCAATAGGAAGAATATTGTCAATGCCTATTTGACGTCGGGTGTACGATCAGCCATTGTGGCCAGTTCCTGCATCGTGGCGGGATCTGTAATGATCTTCATCATTATCTTCGCCACATGCCGCTGGAGGCAGAGGCGCAACCGGAAGCTAAACTACTCAGACAGCTTCAGTGGAACACGTGGACGACTGCCAATTCTCAAGAGACAAACCTCAAGACGCGCCTCAAATCCCCCGGAATACCTTCACACAGAGCCACGACTCAGTAA